The following is a genomic window from Solanum stenotomum isolate F172 chromosome 4, ASM1918654v1, whole genome shotgun sequence.
CTCTTTTGATGCAACTAATGAAAAACCAAGATTCATTAACACCTCTTAAGTTTTTCATTGAAATGCTAATGGATGAtgtaaagattcaatctttattcTGTTTATGCTTTTCTTTTGATGAGTTTCTCAAGTCTTTATCATTTATAGATGTCTGTTCAAGTAGGAAGTTTAATTTTGCTTCTTTAGTCATATAATCATGTATACTTCAATACCGAACCAGATGGGATTGGTTATATTGAGAATTGTCTTAGTTTGACTCTATGCCGACTAGGGGTGGGTCctgaagaatgaaaaaatcccacatcggtggttaatgagatgtgTGGtgtccttatatggacttgggcaatcctccccgTTAGCtagttgagttaggcccaagatgCATTGCTTAACGGTGGGCATAGTTTGGGCTATCTGAAATCCAAACTTTTTGGATATTTGGTTTGGATTTTTGGATTATAGATTGGACttaggattttatttttaaaatccatTGATGCTGCTGATGAAAAACCACGATTCGTTCACCTGTCTTAAGTTGTTCATCCAAGTGCCATTTTGGGTGAtgtaaagattcaatctttccTCTGTTTATgcctttttttcttgaatttctcaAGTCTTTGCCAgctatatatgtttgttctagTAGCAAGTTTGATTTTGCTTCATTAGTCAAATAATCATGTATAATTCAATCTCAAACTAATTGGGACCGGTTATATTGAGAATTGTCTTAGTTTGACTCTATGCTGACTGTCATAACAACAGCCCTTTAACTTTATTCGGATTGGTACCTGCTATATTTTGCACATGGGTGTAGctgtttcttttcttcattaCCGTAGTTTGGAATATTAGGGCACTTGATTAGGATTGGAACCTCTGGTTATATCTTTTAGGGTGTTCCTGTCAAGATAAGTAGGGAAAGTAAGGAAAATGCTTCAAACTTTTAGTTGCATAGGAATAGGTCATTGTCGTTAGCACTAGCGAATCCAAGATTTTCATTAACGGGATTaagaatataaagaagtaaatacATGAAGAAGCCAAATGGATTCAACATCTATGATATAtggatataaaataattttgaccttGAACAATTACTTGTGACCATtctcaaaaaagtaaaaaaattaactttttttttttatagaatgtAGTTTTTCGACGACCCCCCTTGTGCCCCCTAGATCCACCATTAATTATCAACATTTAGTTTTTAGCTCTAGTGATTTTAATCTTTTATAACTTCTTAATTACAAGCTTAGCTAGTGAAGATTTGAGATTAGAAATGGTTAACGCTGGATCCTTCCTCCAATAACCTTTATATTCTTCACTCTTAATTTAGAATAGGTGTTGTTCTTCTCTCTACACTTTTATATATTGGAGGAATTTCTTGTGACTTCTGCTCTTGGAATTAGCAAACTTAGCTAAGAATAGAATGAAGTGGAGGTAAAAGATCCATTAGGTAATTGCACCGCAGTATAAGGTATAGCCGTATAGCCTAGTGGTCAGTGAAAACTATTGGAGACCATAGTTCAAGTCCCAacaaagacaaaagaaaaatactccTTGTGTTCCTATTTATGTGACATAGTTTGAATTGACATggattttaagaaagaaatgaagactcTTGAAGCATGTGGTCTGAAAAATGTCATAGCGTCTGCTGTGTGATTATAAAAGCCTCTCGTTAAAACGTGaagtttccaaaaaaataaattgtgtgtcattctttttggaacaaactaaaaagtaaagtgtgtcacataaattagaattGAGGGAAAGAAATCACTTACTCCCTCAAAAGAAGAGACCCATATAGGTAATTCTGATTAGTTGTGATTAAGGCttagttgttattattataCTTATATTAGGTACAATGTTTGCGGTGAGTCCTTTTATTCTAGTTAAAGATGTATCTTGGTGTAGAGATACTATGGCATTTACATTATTATAGTTTAAGAGAATCTCTGATTTTCCGTGCAAGTGAGTCCTTTTATTCTAGTTAAAGATGTATCTTGGTGTAGAGATACTATGGCATTTACATTACTATAGTTTAAGAGAATCTCTGATTTTCCGTGCaacacaaaatatttattgtttggGCTGTAATAAATATAGAGAAATGAATGCAAAGGATTCATATAGTCAATTCCACATCCGTGGGATTGACGTATATTTGGTtggttgattgattgattgatctATTTGGATGTCACATTTCTTCCTTTGACTCATTATAGCTGGTTTATTGGAGATGTTAAGGTTTATATGTTAAGGCCTTAGGTGAATTAGTATTTTGCAATTAGTTAAAGGAGCTTTTTCTTCATGTAGGGTGTTTCAATTGGTCCCTTCTGTACCATTGGGCCTTTCGCAAAGTTGGGGAGGGCTTGTCAACTGTACCCGGGAAGCCACATCTTTGGAAATACTGAACTAGGGGACAATTGCATCCTGATGACGTGAGTTAAATTTTCTTGTTGTACTTGAGTTTTACTTCCTTTCTGTTCTCTCCAGTACCGTTTAGGGTGCATATTTTAAGCAGTGGTGCTGTAATTGGAGATGATCTTCCTGGTCAGACAGTCGTCGGGAGAAATAATGTTTTTGGGCATCATGCTGTAATTGGTGTCAAGTGCCAGGACATGAAATATAAGGTCAGTATCCTGGTATTAAACTCATTActgaaaaaagttaaaaagaaatttgaaaaacatcttGATAGTGTTGACACTAAATTTATTCAATACTGTTCTATCACATCATATAGATTTAAAAGTGTGCTGCCGCCGAATTGAGAATCATTTTTGTTTGGCTTATGAGCTCGAAGTTGTCTCCATCAGTTCGATGATCTGTCTGTTCATCATGATCACTCTTTCCCTCACCCTCACATTTAAGTAGGTGGTGCTTATTTGAAAATGCAAATAACTGTTATCTTGTTTGTAATTTTTGACTATTTCAGTTTGGGAATGAGTGCTTTCTCGAGATTGGTGACAATAATGAAATCAGGGAACATGTATCCATCCATCGATCTTCAACTCCAAGTGATAAAACCGTATGAAACTAGCTCGTTAGTTTTTCTGTAGTGCAGaaagttataaattttagtACATAGTTATCTTTAACGAGCTTACATAAACAGGTTATTGGTGATAATAATCTTATTATGGGCTCTTGCCATATAGCTCATGACTGCAAAGTGGGCAACAACAATATTTTGGCGAACAGTACACTTCTTGCAGGTCATGTTGTGGTGGAGGTGATAGACTATTCCACTTTCGTCATTTTCGTGAAGCATGACCTATTCTGGAAAAATCAAATCGAACTGATAGATGATGGTTTAAATTCTTCTCATACAGGACTATGCTCACACTGCTGGAGGTATTGTAGTTCATCAATTTTGCCGTATTGGTTCGTATTCTTTCATTGGTGGTGGTTCAGTGGTGAGATTCTTTCCTAATTCAAATTAGTTGCTGTCTTTTAGTTTTTCGAAAGACTCAGCCTTCCTCTCATGATAAACTAAGATATCAACAGTTTCATAGTTTGGTGTTCTTCCTGATGTAAACATAAGTTAAGTTAGCAAAGCATCTATAACTGCTAGACGCTTAAAGTTCTTTGTAATTTGCATCTCATAAAAGCTTAGCTTTGAACTGCTTACGTTAAGTTGAATATCATCAAATTATTTCATCTGCATTTCTAAGATTAGAAGCACATATATTCTTGTACTGCAGCGCGCTAACTGCGATATTTGAGATCACATACGTGTTTCCTTTTTGGgatctcaatttttttgtccTCCAGGTTTCTCAAGATGTTCCAAAGTACATAATTGTCTCAGGGGAAAGAGCTGAGCTTCGTGGGTTGAATCTTGAAGGCTTAAGACGTCGTGGATTCTCCGCTGTGGAGGTTTGTTTCATTCTAACAAAAATTACCCTATGTTTCTAGCAAATAGATGTAGGAAGTTCAATTTTGATAAGCAATTTGGTCTGTGTCTCAGTGGCTAAAAGCCCATATCGTGTTTTTTTCACGTGTTATTCCTCTGTTGTAACATTTGCTATGACTTGTTTTTCTACTTTCTACTTGGTAGTGTTTtaatcaataagaaaaaaataattatgttctGTGCTGTTCATTCTGGAGAAAAGACATGCTGCTGCATATATTGGACATATACTAAGTAATAATATCccaatgagaaaaaaaatctatatagaCTCTAAAGAAAGCCATATGAGACATTGCATAATCTGGTAAACTGAAACATGTGGTGTGGATTAGGTGTAAGTCACAAGTTCGAACCATGTCGCGGACAAAACTTGGTATTTATGTTAGGAGGAAGGTAGGGGGCGGGTGTGGGCCATACTTCCCAGAGTTCTGAACCTGTGCACCAACTGGAGTTGAGCAAGAAGCCTACAGGGGGTTGCTCTgatatcaaaaaagaaaattgtagaTACCTGCAAGGGTGGCCGAGTTGGTTGAGCAGGGATCTCCCAAATGGGGGTCTCAGCTTCGAAACCCTGCATGCTTTCTCAGTCGAGCTAATCGTACGAGTCTTGCCTAGTGCGGTTTGTGCACTATTACACTCGAGCGGGATTTACCCTATGCACACCCGAAGGATAAAGGCTGTGggttcccttgtcataaaaaaaaatgtagaccttttttcctttttccattACAAGCTATTAAAAGATTGATGTGCTATCAGTTTCAATATATTAAATTGCTATAATTTTGTCCATAACTTTTATATCTctgattttagttttaaatttttcttgcaAGTATCCAGATTAAGAGCCTGAGAGCAGCTTATAGAAAGATATTTATGCCCACTGATACGAGCTCCGGGAATATTGAAGATCGACTATCTCAAGTGGTATTGAGTTGCTTTGAACTTTTCGATTAGTAATAGCTCTCTTCTAAAATGATGTAAAAGGACACCGTATTTTCAGGAGCAGCACGAAGACCTCGGTCTATTTCCAGCTGTCAGTTCCATGGTTCAGTCAATACGTGATTCTTTTGCTGAAAATCGCCGTGGAATTTGCAAATTTAGAAGCTGGAGCGGGTCTTAGCATCTCTTCTTCGTAAGTCTTCTCGTTGTTTTATTTCCCATATGCCGTCCTAAAAAGTATACCTTGAGCAAGTCCTTTCTATTAGAATTAAGACCACTATTCGTATGTTGACTGCAAAATGGTAATTCGTTTTACTGAATACTTGGTTCATAGTACTCAccgagggtctatcagaaacaagtcaaacaacctctctacccacAGTAGGGGTAGGGGAAAGGTCTGCGTACATCTTACCCTCCCCAGttcccacttgtgggattacacaccagctatgttgttgttgttgtattatcTAAACTCATTGGATACGTTGCGAAAATTCATAACTGTTTTTGCAGTTAAGAAGACTGAGCTTCACCTCCATCATGGTCTTCTGATCTCATACCCTGACAAAGTTGAAACAAGCAACGATATCCTGCCCGTCTTATGAAAGTTTTAGTAAGGTGAACATCGCTGCACTAGGATCGTCCTTATTCATGCTTTCAGCTCGTTATGGAGGAGTAACGAACTGAGAAGAAGTTCCAGATTGAATGGACTATAATGAAGTTCATCATCTCATAGGTTTGTATATCTCAACACTGCATTTTTTCCAGAATCTCGTGGTTGATGGTAGTAGTTCGTTGACCTGTTCTTCCTCTCCGCGAACAACTGTAGTGTCCCTTGCTCTCTATGTCGTGGTGATATCGACAACAGAAGCTGCTAATTGATTCAAGCAGCCATATCGCGTGTTCATCGCCTTGTAATTATATGTAGAGAGAGCAACATTTGCAACACATCCCTTTCTCAGTTACTCTATACCTGTTATTCTTCACTAAGGTAAAGAGTTAAATTCTTGTGATGAATACTCCTCTtcttccgtttcaatttgtttgtctagttttgatttgacacagagttcaagaaagtaaaGCAGATTTTTGAATCTCGTGATCTTGAACTAATAGATACGTAGAATGCATTAGAATGTACTTAAATCTTATGGTCCTGAATatgtcacgtggaaagttagaataatagacaaaaataacaaataagacaaataaattaaaacggtgAAAGTATGATATTGTATCTCCAACTTGTGATGTGCTAAAGATATTTCAGCCGGAAAGAATTAGGCAGAGagatatatttgtttattttgttcttgaaaaTGAAGATTCTTCAAGGGACAACAATGCCACATCATATTGGGGGGTGGGGTTGGAAGTACAATAatgataaattttgttttttcactAGTGTTGGTTATTGTTTTAGAATCtcgattaatttatatttacttagcgtagaacttgaaaatgcatGCTTTTTACCTATCCTTCTCTTCCTCCATTTTTAGAATTCAGACTCGAGATTTCTGATACATAAATACTTTTCAATATGGATAGAGACAAATCccctttataaaaaaaaactaagattTTTTTGTCAGATTTTATTAAGAAAGATATTGTATCTTTTGTTGAAGTTCTCATCCCATTTGCAACAAAGTACTAGTACTACCAAAAAAATATTCCACAAGTATAATCCAATCTAGAAAAATCATAggctattttaaaaaaaattcagaaatagCAAGTGGTtctataaatttgaatttgctattatgagaaatatatattaaataagttgaaaAATATCTTATATCTTGGTTGACATGTTAAGTTGTTTTCTTCGAAAAGAAATAGATTGAGTCGTGTAACGGCCATAAAGAAATATAcagaaataaatttattattcatCGAGTTTTAAACTGTACATCATATGACTTTCAAGATTtctaaatcatgataaaaagaatattacatGTCTGAATTTAATAATTGACTCTTTATACACATATTCCAATTTCCAACTCTTTGCTAGAaactaatttcatgaattttgtaCATATATTGGACTTATTACCACCCA
Proteins encoded in this region:
- the LOC125863209 gene encoding probable acyl-[acyl-carrier-protein]--UDP-N-acetylglucosamine O-acyltransferase, mitochondrial is translated as MSSLFFSSSRRHLSVALRRFSLCRFSSIVTYATEEEKSRFIHPSSVVHPNAILGEGVSIGPFCTIGPFAKLGRACQLYPGSHIFGNTELGDNCILMTGAVIGDDLPGQTVVGRNNVFGHHAVIGVKCQDMKYKFGNECFLEIGDNNEIREHVSIHRSSTPSDKTVIGDNNLIMGSCHIAHDCKVGNNNILANSTLLAGHVVVEDYAHTAGGIVVHQFCRIGSYSFIGGGSVVSQDVPKYIIVSGERAELRGLNLEGLRRRGFSAVEIKSLRAAYRKIFMPTDTSSGNIEDRLSQVEQHEDLGLFPAVSSMVQSIRDSFAENRRGICKFRSWSGS